One part of the Salinivirga cyanobacteriivorans genome encodes these proteins:
- a CDS encoding biotin--[acetyl-CoA-carboxylase] ligase → MQLKFNYFDQITSTNSTLKADREAREGTVLLAKLQTSGRGTGSNQWESEKAQNITGSIVFEPTFLEPANSFLVSMAISVGIATFLNQYSNEVKIKWPNDIYIKNKKIGGILIENEFTASAITRTIAGIGLNINQTRFIKAPNPTSLSIVTGKHFNLGIIEKELFNSIDKQYLQLKKDKELVYQNYHALLYGKNKLLHFEDIHGRFSGQIQQVDYDGRLSIKDSQNDIRHYYYKEITFLH, encoded by the coding sequence ATGCAATTAAAATTTAATTATTTTGACCAGATCACCAGCACAAACAGCACCTTAAAAGCAGATCGCGAGGCCCGAGAAGGCACTGTATTGCTTGCAAAACTTCAAACAAGCGGACGGGGCACAGGCTCAAACCAATGGGAAAGCGAAAAAGCACAGAATATAACAGGAAGCATTGTGTTTGAACCCACATTTCTTGAACCTGCCAACAGCTTCCTTGTGTCGATGGCCATTTCAGTTGGAATAGCAACATTTCTAAATCAATACAGCAACGAAGTAAAGATCAAATGGCCCAATGACATTTACATTAAAAACAAGAAAATTGGTGGAATACTCATAGAAAATGAATTTACAGCAAGTGCCATTACACGTACCATTGCAGGCATTGGCCTTAACATAAACCAAACCCGTTTCATTAAAGCCCCAAATCCAACTTCTTTAAGCATAGTTACCGGAAAGCACTTTAACTTAGGGATCATAGAAAAAGAACTATTCAATTCTATCGACAAACAATACCTACAACTTAAAAAAGACAAAGAGCTGGTTTATCAAAATTACCACGCCCTGCTTTATGGAAAAAACAAGCTACTCCATTTTGAAGATATTCATGGCAGGTTTTCAGGCCAAATACAACAAGTCGATTATGACGGACGCCTTTCCATAAAAGACAGCCAGAACGATATCCGGCATTATTACTATAAAGAAATAACATTCTTGCATTAA